The DNA sequence caattaataattatttacgataattaataattaataatgcatcatatatatttatttaggacaattaataattatttaggacaattatacatcatatacatcgtataaaaaaataaaaaataagaaaaaaaaaatggccATCGGTGTGCCGGCCCAGCTGGGCAGGCGGCCCACCGGCCCCtgcccctccccctccctctccccctcgccCTCTCCACCGGCCGCAACGTCGCCGCCGCCTCGGGTGAGCACCACCCGCGAGGCGACCCCGACGCTACTGCCCTGGTCGCCTCGCTCGACTCCCCCCACCTCTCTGTGCCCCGCCTCCCTGCGCCCGGATGCACTGGCCGTCGCCGCCGGTGAGCTGCGGCCGCCGCGCTCTCTGCCTCCGCCCCCGAGCTGTGGCCGCCGCGCTCTCTACCTCCCGCATCAGCCCCCACGCGAGCGCAGCCGCACCCGCCCCACGCACAGCAGCAAAGAAGTGACGCCGGCGAGCTTACCTCGACTGGTGGCGGAGGAGAAGGGCGGCGGTGAGAAATTTTGGCAGCCTGTCGGCGTCACTTTGAATAGAACTGGCGCCTTCGAGACTTACAAATTTTCGGGACTGGCCGCGACCTATATAAGGgcggcatttctacaggcggttcgcaTTGACCACTGCCTGTAGAAAtgctttctacaggcggtggtcaatgccaaccgcctgtagaaaatgATATCTACTagcggttggcattgaccaccgctTGTAGAAATAGCACtatacaggcggtggtcaatatCACCCGCCTGTACAAaacattttgtaatttttattattattgttgttttctatatttttggtaACTATTTTTTGATtacatattgatattataatataataatatttttaacataattatttctatattctatatttgtaacataattatattgtttatatatttattgtataataatattataatataattatattgtttcacacctatatattatttttatattattttcaatttcaaatgcatattgtatattgtatgaaaggtagagcttgatgagctctaactcctctgtattcaaaactttttcatttCAGGACTTgtagtgcctagtttgacctagtcaaattttgaaatttcagatttccacagctacacacacgttttcgaaacccgagacgtccccaactctaaaagtcatgaatacaaagcttTGAAtttcaatcatgtgagttgacatcctttcttaatttttcatcctttgtcttctttccaaacacaaatttattttgaaaactctatggcctttgctattacctaATGGTGCATCTGAGTTCTTTTCATCATTATAGTCAAATTACTTATCCATGATCCATCTTTTTCAGGCGGTACTTGTGTCCTTTcgataagaagcgtctgtgcctcatgtacactatcttcttagatacattaagggacacgtaatgggttccatctatgcacaccacgcaaccaacctttcccttgaattgccctgataaaataaagagagcagggtaatcgttgatagtaacaaaaaataattgctcttagcgtgaatgaatctttgcgatactcgtccaacatttgaacacctttttcccataacattttcatctcctccatcaatggctccaagaaaacatccatgtcaactccaggttggactggtccagagataagtaaggttagcaaaaggtattttcgcttctgcatcaaccatggagggaggttgtagatggtgagaatcaccggccatgtgctatgcttgctgctcctctcagcaaatggattcattccatctatacacagtgcgaacctaacattcctcggttcgctggcaaagtctcggtggtcgtcattgaaatcttgccactgctttccatcggctggatggcgaagcttgccatcatttttgtgctcatcagaagcatatcaactcataagttttgcatcctcagagttagcaaacaaactcctcagtcGATCTACCACTGGAAGGTACCATATCACTAAAgtaggaatctttttctgcgcataatagtcaacctcttctttatctttgctcatgggttttgaactctgttgggtgttcttttgggccttctttcgcttcttccttgctttacacatggaggcagcacaattctctcgatagtctttgtttgtcttgtaccgacttgcaccacacttttgACAACTATCACCTCGGTacaggatacaatgatttctacacgcatggttcttctcgacacccatagtcAGCGGACTGATCAGTTTCTTTGCACAGTACGTGTTAGCAGacactttgttctcctttggaagcatatcgccgataatacttaagaacgcaTCAAATCCAGCATCAAACAAaccatacctggcttttgccatcaaCAGTTTTAGCACAGCTCGCAACGTTGTgtactctttggtacaacctttagactcatcatacaaagacttttctgctgccttcttcaaggcctccatccctttcattaataacattgatggttcagtatgacgacgcaacattgcctccaagaattcagcatcttccgcagccgtatcatttggtaagacatgagttcttgCACCATCATTTCCCCGGCAAATCCACTAGCAGTAACATTTGGCATAACATGTTCACTCTGGGGTGTGTCATGGAAAAACTGATCAGCAGGCATGCATGGACCATCGGTGTCGATGTGTGCTGGGTCCCCAACTGTATAAGGCgctgagctaccctctccatgctttgtccaaatcaagtaatctttcataaatcctcggcagactagatgagaaatgattacttcagtatcttcaaataAAAGATTATTTCTACAGTCgtagcatggacaatatatatgcttcgtctttgttatcaaagcatggttcttagcggcatcaacaaacctatgcacctcgggtatatatgatggatctagtcttgataagttatacatccataagctctccatcatgacctgttgaaaagttagtaaattaattgaaatattgtctaggaatatttgttattaaaaataaaagaacatctaacaattaaatcaaattgaaaaaggaaacatggaaatggtgagagaagaggcaacatcttaagcaacctcatacatgaaaaatgcttatcgcgtaattaaatcaaatttacataaaaaataacatcctaaacaatataatttaaaaaactaaaaagaaaacatatctttctctctcttcccaagCATGAAAACACCATTTATGGaaactactacatatatatttcttggattcactaattagaaaaggaaacataaaaaagaagacaggagagacatcatctaaccatcttaagcaacctcagttgagcaaatatagaccatacctagctattctactctctccctctcatggtgaaaccctagatccaaaaagtagctcaaatggagcaagagggcacaaaaggaggcattagaggcatcaactaacctttcttagccacatccttccaagaaatgaagatcaaaacctccccccttgtattttgacctgttgaaaagttagtaaattaattaaaatattgtctacgaatatttgttatcaaaaataaaagaacacctaacaattaaatcaaattgaaaaagtaaaacaagtatcaaaaataaagacaaaatcttaaatatatatctttatatcactaaaataaatttgacaaGGTACAAAACACTATTGAttgaaactaaatatatatctttatatcactaaaaaaatttgagaaggaaacatggaaatggtgagaggagaggcaacatcttaagcaacctcatacatgaaaaatgcttatcgcataattaaattaaatttacataaaaataacatcctaaacaatataatttaaaaaactaaaaagaaaacttatctttctctctcttcccaagcatggaaacaccattcatggaaactactacatatatatttcttggattcactaattagagaaggaaacataaaaaagaagacaagagagacatcatctaaccatcttaagcaacctcatttgagcaaatatagaccatacctagctattctactctctccctctcatggtgaaaccctagatccaaaaagaactcaaattgagcaagagagcacaaaaagaggcattagagacatcaactaacctttcttagccacctccttccaagaaatgaagatcaacccccccccccctcttgtattttgaaaaatctggacctccaagatgggctgcaatggaaggtggctgcgagctacagcccgaggaggaagaagggggctgGGGGTATTTATAGTTAGATAAATCATAGGCGGTTTATTATGTGAacccatttacacaggcggttcagttatgtgaaccgcctgtgttaatagaTTTACACAGGCAgttcacataactgaaccgcctgtgtaaatggttcATTTACATAGGCGGTTTTCTTACAATAACCGCCTGTACTAAGCATTTTATACATGCGGTTTTCAATTTTAGCCGTACAAATTTACAACACAGGCGCATTATAATTAAAACCGCCTGTGCAAATGCTTTACCTCCGCCGGCTTAGAACCTCACTAGCCCCTAGTGCTGACAGCAGGTATGAGAAACACATGTAGAAATAGGTTTGGAACCGCTTCATTGTACTAGCGTGTTTTCTTTCTCGGAAGGAATCAGTACAGCACGCGCTTTGCCCGCCAAATAAAACTGTCAGGTCTGTAGGTAAAGCTTGTTGATTTGTTTAATCTGCCTAGTGCGATACTCGCGACCAGcaacaaactatatatatagtatatgtTAATAAGGGCCGCTTTGGGAAAGCAGGCCGGCCGGCCAGAAGGCAGCCGCGTGCGTTCACGCGCGTGGTAGGTGAGAGATCGATGATCTGTCGTCGGAACACGTTCGCCCGTGGCCTGGAACACGCAGCATAGCTAAGTAGGTCGTCCATGTCCATTCCATAtaccacacatatatatatatataaatacccTCCCTGTGCTCGCATCTCATCACTACGGTAGTAGCACACAATCCACATTATAACGGCAGTTCATCACATGCTGCGCGTCTTGCTGCCGTAGGAGAGACATACGTACATAGCTAATATATAAGTCGTGTAGACACGTACAAACACACACTCGTTGCACATATACTCCTCGAGTAGTCCTCCTTATGGCGCCGGCCTCTGCACCTGCGCAATTACCAGCTGCGGCGGTGGCGCTGATGGCGatggcgctgctgctgctgctctcggCACCAGCAGCTGCCGCGCCGCCACCGGCACGGGCACCGATCGGGCTGCCCGGCTGCAACACCACCTGCGGCAACGTGAGCGTGCCGTACCCGTTCGGCTTCGGGCCATCCCGCTGCTACTGGCCGGGGCTCAACCTCACCTGCAACACCAGCGACAGCCACCACCCCCCGCGGCTGCTCCTCGGCGACGGCAGCCTCAGGGTGACCGAGATATTCATCAGCAACAACACGGTTCGCGTGGTCAGCAGCACTGGCTCCGTCACCAGCGACGACTTCACCACGCCGAGCTGGAACGCCTCGTTCGGCACCGCCTTCACGGAGCACGGCTACCTGCTGTCGTCGAGGAACGAGCTCGTCGTCTCCGGATGCAACGTCACGGCGATGCTTTCTGCGGACATCGCCGACGATGGGGAAGAAACCACCAAGATCGTCAGCGCCTGTGCCTCCTTCTGCGCCAGCAACAGCGGCGGCGCCCACGAGATGGCCGGCTCCATGacagacaagtactgcaccgGCACATCGGGCTGCTGCCTGGCGCCGCTCCCTTCTAGCGGCGTGCCCAAAGGAGTAGAGGCCTGCAGGTGGCTCTATAACAACCACAGCAGGGAGCAGGCTGCTGTGTTCGTCGCGGAGCAGGGGTGGGTCGACATGGAAAAGAGGGCGGACGGGGTCGGGGAGGTTCCCCTTCTGCTCGACTTCGGGGTCAAGCAGCATTTGCCAAAAGTGTATCCAAACAGCAGCAATGAGTGCACAGAAAATGTACAACGCATGGTCTGCAAGAGTGAACACAGTACTTGCAATGCTGGGGACCAAGGCTACACGTGCGACTGCGAGTCTGGTTACAACGGGAACCCTTACATCGCCGGCGGATGCCAAGGTTAGTTACCATTACCCTCCCTGTGCTCCAATAATGAATGCATTTACTATTCTTCCTTATTAcaaatttgactttttttaacACCAATTTTGTCTACATACTGGTCGTATTCGAAAATTTACGCAAAATATCATTTCTTTTTGTCATGGCTTAGttaatttattaataaaagtaatCGTTATTAGAAACCATGTTCCAGAAATAGAAGTAATCGTTATGAGAAATTCCCTTCCTACATTTTTATAAAAGAATTATAGATCGCTTAAAATTAATATTGTACCACCACGCTCAGGATGTCTTGAATATTCTCTAACAAAGAATTATATTTCTGGCATAATTGTTTTACAAGAAATGGAGTGCTTAGCATTAAACAACCAATATTAATATATAGTATATCTTAGTCAAAATGTATAAATTAATCCAAACTAACAACGTACATAGTATGTTTTCATTGAGTCTAGTATTTAAAAATGAATTGTTAGTGTTATTGTTTTTGGGCTTGTTAAGGTGAACATTgttgtataaaactattaaataTATACTAATGCATGGTTCATTCTTAGTTATGAGAATATGATTTTCAAGGATGGTTATGTTAAGCAAACTATCactagaaatatatttattttttaaggaTGATGGGGTTAAGAGTGCAGCTTCTGAAAATATATGATTTTTATGGATGGTTGCTGTAATGCCATAAAGTCCAAACGGCTCAGATCCACTCTGCACGTTGAGCAAACCACACGTCTACCACCATCTCACTTACGCTTTCATCCTCGCTTCGCGTAAAAGGATTAACTCATGGATGGTGGGAAGTACTCTAGAAGTCTTATATGTTGGTCTAACCCACCCTTAACATCCAAGGTGGGAGTAAACCCTCCACAATTATCTCATTATGGGCCACCATGggccaaattccaaattacaccgGGTATGACAGTTGCTTGTGTCAACCGCTTCTGAAAACAAGCGATTTCTAAGGACGGTTGACTTAAGTCAGCCATATTTAGAAATTAGTTTTTTAAGGTAGTTGAATAAGTCACCATCCTTAAAAATAGTTGCAACACAAAAAaaattcataagttttcaaatgaaGTTGGATAAAATATCAAAATTATAGAACTCGAGAAGATTTATTTGAATTTTTAAATGACCTTGGATGAAGATATATCCAATATCAAATTTGTAGTGCTCGATGAGAtctaaaactttatagttgaagtTTTACCATTTACCATTGTTTATGAATCAAAATATTAACTACAAGATCCAAACATATTAGTACAAATATATAGCATTATATAACTATATACAAGTGACTGGTTAGTGTGGTGGTTGGGGCCGTGAAAATAAAATACTGCAAGTgtctagtttttttttgttaaggGAAGCCATTTGGCGCACTTTATTAATATCCAAACAAACTTACATCATTTACCAAAGCTTCTAGGATAATGCCAGGGGGTTCATCGATCCAATTACATGATAATTTTGATGCCATTGCTTCTCTAGCTATCTCATGTGCTACTGTATTGGCTTCCGGGTGAATTTGATCAATAGAAATCAATGCAAAATCTTGCCACACCTGGTCACATTCTGCATAAATTGGGCCATTGGCAGTTGCAGATATTCTTTGCCGTTTCATCTCTCGACCACTTCTGTGCAATCTGTCTGAACCATTAGCCGGTTGCATCCAACTTGACTTGCTAATTCCAGCCCTTTCCTGAGGGCCAATGCCTCAACCACGGCACATCTAGCACGTGTTCAAAGTATCTAGCAGCAGCGGCTATGAAATGCCCATTAGAATCCCTAATGACCGTGCCCGTACTCTCAGTGCTTCGGTCCTGATTATAGCTTGCATCTACATTTAGCATTAAAGAGTTCTCCGGTGGCTTCCTCCAGCCCACTCTCCACCTGGCAGTCTTCTTTGCTGCTCTATGATAGTTGCTTGCAAGTGTCGCTATTGCACAGCCGACCTTGCCGAATTTTGAACAGTCTCACCATGTGTCATCTTCCTGCGCTCCCACCACATATCAGCTAAACCAACATGATTCAAGGTCTCTACAGGTTTTGAACCCTTGATAATTTCCGCCACCACCACTGAACCTGACCGATCGGCCTGCAACATCACCTGCAACTTATTGGACAATCCAAGCCGGTCCCATATTTCCTTTGCCCTATTACAGGAGAACAGCATATGTTTGATATCTTCGCATCCCTCTTGGCAGACTGGACAACTACCAACGTTTCCGATATCTCGATTTGCCAGAATCCCATGACAAGGAATAAGACCATGCATCACCCTCCAAGCAAAGATTTTTATCTTCGCAGGAACATCTAGTTTCCATAGATTTGTCCAAATTTTCTCATCACCCACTCCACTCACATTCTGATTCACTTGGTGATTTCCAAACTTATGTAACCACTGGAGATGATATGCTGATCCAACTGAAATATACGTACCCATTTCGGTTGTGATGCCAAGCCACTGCATCCTCTCTTCCTGGCCTAAGTGGGATCTGCAGAATCCTGTTTGCATCAACTGACCAAAACAATTCCTTTATCAGATCTTCTAGGCCTTTGGCTGCACTAAAAATTATTTTTAGGAACCGTTAACTTAGTCAAGCGACCTTGAAAATAGCTTTTAAAGTGCAATTGTCTTAAGAAAACTGTCCCGAAAAATCAATTTCAATGGATGGTTTTAAAACCGTCCCAGAAATTCACTTCTTTTTGTTTTCCACAATGGGTTAATTGATGGGTTCATTGTGTTGGCTCTAGATATCGACGAGTGCAAATTCCCCAGTACAGAGAAAGTGTGCTTCGGGGTATGCATCAACACGATCGGGTCATACGATTGTCAATGCCCGCAGGGAACTTACGGCAACCCCGAAGTTGAAGGTGGTTGTGTCTATTATGACTTCGACGACACAGGTCAGTATCAGTACAAAACACAGCACCTGGAGTTGCACTACACCTACACATGTCGCTATATATCTTATGTGTTCAATTTTCAGCAGATGCGGTGTCGTCGTCGTCCAACTGCATCACTAGGTGCGGCGACGTGAGCGTGCCGTACCCCTTCGGTTTTGGGCACCCCGACTGCTACTGGCCTGGGCTCAACCTCACCTGTGACAGAAGCCACAGTCCCCCTCGGCTGCTTCTCGACGGCAATGGCACCCTCCAGGTCGTCCACTTCTCCTTGCTCGACTCCACTGTGCGCGTCGTCCATCATCACGGCAGCGCCGCCAACTTCGATAACACCACGCTGGTTTACGATGGTCACAACCTCATCATCTTGAAAGATGGCAGCCCCGTCGGCCTGATAGCTGACGTTCGCCTCCCAGACATCGGCGACCCCTATGTGTTGTCCACCAGGAACGAGCTCATCGTCCTCTCCGGGTGGGACGTGCGTGCTACCCTCCACGGGGATTACAAaaatggcagcagcagcagtaacaACACCGACATTATCATCAGCCGAGCTGCCTGCATATCTGGCGGAACACAAC is a window from the Sorghum bicolor cultivar BTx623 chromosome 5, Sorghum_bicolor_NCBIv3, whole genome shotgun sequence genome containing:
- the LOC110435857 gene encoding proline-rich receptor-like protein kinase PERK9, whose protein sequence is MAIGVPAQLGRRPTGPCPSPSLSPSPSPPAATSPPPRVSTTREATPTLLPWSPRSTPPTSLCPASLRPDALAVAAGELRPPRSLPPPPSCGRRALYLPHQPPRERSRTRPTHSSKEVTPASLPRLVAEEKGGGEKFWQPVGVTLNRTGAFETYKFSGLAATYIRAAFLQAVRIDHCL